A single genomic interval of Carassius gibelio isolate Cgi1373 ecotype wild population from Czech Republic chromosome A22, carGib1.2-hapl.c, whole genome shotgun sequence harbors:
- the LOC127942763 gene encoding uncharacterized protein LOC127942763, with product MERLKVYETLRQQLDNDEITQKGFDARVKDLLLERGAEGTSETSKTKNPKAFMDAAQVFTKAKQLIKPQVKKCQFPLRQKGKPLLKIKMAPMEWKPRTAKKPGRYQKIILEEAPPRIIVTGTEGYDELLKLGQETFWTDEREGSVFTLCQADGTRWTKEQFHQEFESVAEIPNVWKRTFYIGRREMDVICLDDSSSISGIGESEVDSSMDFQPKRSRSLGRCTDQSVVRGLGSGQHAGRSESADQVPEQSASGYTPPELVAEKPIQEGIGSAEKDRCPQNQVLYVSSNVVTILPSLYVPRLPYVDESQIHFKEENLLGEGAFGRVYRGYFQGTPAAIKNILYGTAGLPDQDIQHEILVSLRLSHPNIVRLMAAARTDNAFLLANEYIHGTTLEDALHNDNSCVKLEGDDSYFVALDISMAIEYIHSKNVIHQDLKPPNILIDQFSKKAVLTDWGLANIRDTVVLRQGSRLTGGGIGPMGGTFLYMAPECLVEFEQASRSSDIWSLGATYLEIFTKSVPWTVKNQRELCSLMAKKVPPHALQHLSDKYQFIGTMLHYDVASRPEASSVVLSLKTVEGPDLKSRYGYEW from the exons ATGCAGCACAAGTTTTTACCAAggcaaaacaattaataaaaccaCAAGTGAAGAAATGCCAGTTTCCCCTCCGTCAAAAAGGAAAACCCCTTTTAAAG ATAAAAATGGCTCCCATGGAGTGGAAACCAAGAACTGCTAAAAAACCAGGAAGATATCAAAAAATCATCCTTGAAGAGGCCCCGCCACGTATAATTGTCACAGGCACTGAGGGGTATGATGAGCTCCTAAAACTTGGCCAGGAGACATTTTGGACAGACGAGAGAGAGGGGAGTGTGTTTACTCTCTGCCAAGCAGATGGGACGAGGTGGACAAAGGAACAGTTCCATCAGGAATTTGAATCCGTGGCAGAGATCCCAAACGTTTGGAAGCGAACATTTTACATTGGACGTAGAGAAATGG ATGTCATTTGCCTTGATGATAGCAGCTCAATATCAG GAATTGGTGAAAGTGAAGTGGACTCATCTATG GATTTCCAACCAAAGAGATCCAGAAGTTTAGGAAGATGTACAGACCAAAGTGTAGTGAGGGGGTTAGGTTCAGGCCAGCATGCTGGGAGATCAGAAAGCGCTGATCAAGTTCCAG AGCAAAGTGCAAGTGGGTACACTCCTCCAGAACTTGTTGCAGAGAAACCCATCCAGGAAGGCATAGGATCTGCAGAAAAAGATAGATGTCCACAAAATCAAGTGTTATATGTGTCGTCAAATGTTGTAACCATATTACCATCAT TGTATGTTCCGCGCCTCCCATATGTGGACGAGTCGCAAATCCATTTCAAAGAAGAGAACCTGCTGGGTGAAGGTGCATTTGGAAGAGTGTATAGAGGCTACTTTCAGGGCACCCCTGCTGCCATTAAAAATATTCTCTATGGCACTGCAGGACTTCCAGACCAAGATATCCAGCACGAGATTCTGGTCTCACT CAGACTGAGCCACCCCAATATTGTTCGACTCATGGCTGCAGCCCGCACTGACAATGCCTTCCTGCTGGCCAATGAGTATATACACGGCACAACCCTGGAGGATGCACTACACAATGACAATTCTTGTgttaag cttgaagGAGATGACAGTTATTTTGTTGCCCTCGACATCTCGATGGCCATTGAGTACATCCATTCCAAAAATGTCATCCATCAAGATTTAAAGCCACCCAATATTTTG ATCGACCAGTTCTCAAAAAAGGCTGTACTGACAGACTGGGGCCTTGCCAACATCAGAGACACGGTTGTACTACGACAAGGAAGCAGACTTACTGGAGGAGGAATAGGGCCAATGGGTGGAACCTTTCTTTATATGGCCCCAGAGTGTCTGGTTGAATTTGAACAGGCTTCCAGAAGTTCTGACATCTGGTCTCTGGGAGCAACATACCTGGAGATTTTCACGAAATCAGTGCCATGGACAGTGAAAAACCAAAGAGAGTTGTGCAGTCTAATGGCCAAAAAGGTGCCACCACATGCTTTACAACATCTGAGTGACAAGTACCAGTTTATTGGTACAATGTTACACTATGATGTAGCATCGAGACCTGAAGCTTCCTCTGTGGTGCTGTCCCTAAAAACAGTGGAGGGGCCAGATTTAAAGAGCCGTTATGGTTACGaatggtaa